The genomic DNA CAGCTTCATCAATCACCTGAAAGAAATCCGTGTCAGGATTAACGACCCTCTTAACCAGGCGCTCAAGCCAGTTGAAGATTTGGTCATTATCATGAACAGCATAAGGCCGATAGGTGACAGCACAGGAATCACTGAATTTAGCGGGATATGGATCATTGACTGGCGCATCATCCCGATTTTTCGGGGTGCGTAAAAACTGCTTCCAGTTTTCCACAGAAGAATAATGAACTCTCTTGTCAAATCCGACCTGTAGACAATCATCCATTTGCTCTTCAACCCGATGTTTTCGCTCGATAAATGATCCGACCTGGTCTTCATCGATGGATCTCTGCAAATACGGATAGTAAATCTGCAGGTCCCTATTTGTCGCTGACTTCAATCTCTGATTGACGCACCCAAACAAACGATCCAGTCGCCCTACTCGCTGCTCGTTGTCGCCAGGTGAACCTGCCAATCCGTAGTGATGTACCTGATAGCACTGGATATGGAGATTAACCCCCTCCTGCAACACCGACGTAGACACCAGTACATTTGGATAAAACGGCGTGTTAAACCCGAGGATCAACCTTTGTCGACCCTCACTGTTTTCGCCGCTCGCGTACCAGGCCGGGCTGGTAAGCCGTTTCAGACTTGTCCAATCCCGCTGCCACTCGCGCAGCCCATGGTCAACGATTTTCCCACATAACGTTTCAAAGGTGCTCAGCGCAGACTCGAAATACTTCAACAACAGTGACCCCGGCAGTTTCGGGGTCACCCATTTCACAAAATGTCGGTATGCACGCTGGACGTCCCTCTCCTTTCGTCCCATTTTCTGAAGCCTGAATTGAACAAACCAGCAATAGAGCTCAACGATCACAGGACTGGCGTACAACATCCCGGCCTTGATGTAGTTGGCGAAGTTTTCGGCCACTTCCCTGTCATTTTTCGCCCAGGACTCCAGTTTGCTTCGGCTCTCGGCGTTCAATAGTGGATAAACCAATGCCCATACGGTCTTTAGCTCATTCTCATACTGGGCCGAAGGCGGCTCCCGTGAACCTAGCGCGGATTTCAGGGCGACAGACGATCCCCAGGCTGAAATACGGGTGAACATCGCCGCGTTACCGTAATCAGCCCTGCGGCTACCATCCTGTAGGTAGAAGGCGTGATAACCCGCATCCAGATAGTCACTGGAGGGCTCCAGGAATAACGAAAAAAGGCTCTCGGGCTTGACGAATCTCAAGCGCACATTCGCGCAATCCGTCTGCCCACCCAGCTCTTTCTTGACGACAAACAACTCGGCAATGCGGGAGGACAGATAATCGTTGTCATCCGTCACTTCGCTACCGCCTTCGTCTTCCAGATAGGCTTCCTCTAACTCGATGTCCTGGTCCAAGCCACTCAACAAGGATTTAAATCCTTCTCTGGACCATTGCTGTCGCCCCCATGTCTGGACTCGCTCGTCGTTCCACTCAAGCCCCCAGGCCTGAACGATCTGGCTGGCAAGAAGGCGGTCGTATCCAGCATTGACCCTTTGCGTCAGCTCCCTCACTGACGGAATACGGCGCACAAAGATCAGGTGCTTGTCATCTGTCAGGCATTTCTTGTCTTCGTAGAAGGTAACAGGGAGACATTGGCCAACGATTTCCCCATATTTGGGGTGATCCGGGAAGTCGTTAAGCGTATCGAAGTAATCCTGAGTCAGCCTTTTCAGAAGTTCGGTGTCCTTCGCCTTTGAGAAGTCCTCCTTGTAGGCGTCCTCAATGTCACCCTCACTCCCATCACTTTTGCCCACATCCCCCTCGGGTCTGCGCCCCATGGACTCGAACCCTTCAAGGTACCCGTACATGAGGGACCGGCCTTCTTTCTGCTTCTTGAGATCTGAAACCAGGCGTTTCTGGTACAGCGCAAAGAACATTTCCCCATTGGGTCGCCCTTCAAAGTCGGACGCCAACGGCTTTTCATGACGGTAATGAAGCTTGCTATGGAGCCCTCCAGCCCCCTCCATCAGACGCAAGCGTCGCAGCGCATAACGTTGTAACAAGGCCCTGGCCAACTCCGGCTCGTTCATCTTTCCATGTGGATCAACGTCCTGAAGATCGACAAAATACGAAAGGATGCCCTGCACATTGCTCAAGCGGGTATGACTCGGCGTCGCGGTCAACAGTAGATTGTGATTGCCCAGCCGATCACCTTCTTCACCAAACAACGCTTTTGCCGCGGCCACACGCTGCGATCCTCCGTCGAGGTTGCGCAGATAATGGGCCTCATCAACGATCACCAGGTCAAAGCCGTCATCTCCCAGCACTGTTTTGAGCCGTCGACGGATCTTTTTCGCTGCCCGCCTGGCCTTAGCCGGAAGATCCCCTTCTCTCTTATCTTCGCCCTTAACAAGACCGCTGAGCGACGTAATCGTTGTCAGAAAAAGGTGGCCTGCCCCTTGCTCAACGTTTTCAACCAGTTCATCCAGCTTGAAACACATACGCACAGAAGGAATGGGCCCGCCATCCACAAAATTCCTTACACAGTGATCGGTCTCGCGATAATGGCGATGAACAAAGGTCTCAAACTCTCGCCGCCAGTGACGACAGATTTCGCGGTTCGGTGCCATCACCAGGACTTTGCTACCCGGCTTCATCTTCCAGAGTAATGCCGCCACCCCCAAGGCCTGGAACGTCTTACCCATGCCGACTTCGTCAGCCAGCAGGGCCACCCCGTTGCTGGACAGCAAATTCCAGAGGTAGGCAACACCTTCCGTTTGTTTGGCCGCCATAGACTCGCGATTATCGGAGGCGTACTGCCAATCAGGGTTTCGTCCCTCAAAGTTGATGGAATCGCTCACCAGCT from Alcanivorax sp. includes the following:
- a CDS encoding DEAD/DEAH box helicase, producing the protein MTLRNQDWGLLSPELVSDSINFEGRNPDWQYASDNRESMAAKQTEGVAYLWNLLSSNGVALLADEVGMGKTFQALGVAALLWKMKPGSKVLVMAPNREICRHWRREFETFVHRHYRETDHCVRNFVDGGPIPSVRMCFKLDELVENVEQGAGHLFLTTITSLSGLVKGEDKREGDLPAKARRAAKKIRRRLKTVLGDDGFDLVIVDEAHYLRNLDGGSQRVAAAKALFGEEGDRLGNHNLLLTATPSHTRLSNVQGILSYFVDLQDVDPHGKMNEPELARALLQRYALRRLRLMEGAGGLHSKLHYRHEKPLASDFEGRPNGEMFFALYQKRLVSDLKKQKEGRSLMYGYLEGFESMGRRPEGDVGKSDGSEGDIEDAYKEDFSKAKDTELLKRLTQDYFDTLNDFPDHPKYGEIVGQCLPVTFYEDKKCLTDDKHLIFVRRIPSVRELTQRVNAGYDRLLASQIVQAWGLEWNDERVQTWGRQQWSREGFKSLLSGLDQDIELEEAYLEDEGGSEVTDDNDYLSSRIAELFVVKKELGGQTDCANVRLRFVKPESLFSLFLEPSSDYLDAGYHAFYLQDGSRRADYGNAAMFTRISAWGSSVALKSALGSREPPSAQYENELKTVWALVYPLLNAESRSKLESWAKNDREVAENFANYIKAGMLYASPVIVELYCWFVQFRLQKMGRKERDVQRAYRHFVKWVTPKLPGSLLLKYFESALSTFETLCGKIVDHGLREWQRDWTSLKRLTSPAWYASGENSEGRQRLILGFNTPFYPNVLVSTSVLQEGVNLHIQCYQVHHYGLAGSPGDNEQRVGRLDRLFGCVNQRLKSATNRDLQIYYPYLQRSIDEDQVGSFIERKHRVEEQMDDCLQVGFDKRVHYSSVENWKQFLRTPKNRDDAPVNDPYPAKFSDSCAVTYRPYAVHDNDQIFNWLERLVKRVVNPDTDFFQVIDEAGDTRHTLYLVDPKIARDGVHRHQPIFVNLEFSSELSALIPDTAYLVSLVSPIANKPGMARFLNHSDGRFGKLEEKIAALNEQYALPKLTLDEKSDNSYLYLAARIDLPLFVKEGTLQHLSLHEVQMAFDQLKAFSDELELFIHDGAQDLEPGEASSTGHFMASGFRDGGHSKVGSGKRLEWHENGQTVGLSVGLEADALTLVRNRLDLTDIPADSLMAGLVLNQHFPMVRFSQYEEGIDVGLNYPAGDLQDEETRLMELWFEYVVSGLQ